A window of Paenibacillus polygoni contains these coding sequences:
- a CDS encoding inositol monophosphatase family protein: protein MEFIALAQSLARSAGALILSRMGEQVTAEEKSSAFDVVTQVDKDCEQLIREGILSQHLDHEILGEEDTFLAQKSLEEVLSAVKKDTYLWIVDPIDGTSNFVQGIAGFTVSIALAYNGELLLGVVYDPSCDEMFSAVKGEGAFLNGKPIHVSNKTGLHTSVIATGFPSQMDARLAVYNGLGKLIHECRTIRSLGSAARHLAYVGAGRLDGFWENGLKTWDVAAGVLIVQEAGGQVSDTNGNSYSLNTLHIVSTNGLVHESLLDCLK, encoded by the coding sequence ATGGAATTCATTGCGTTAGCACAATCCTTAGCTCGCTCAGCTGGTGCATTAATTCTTTCACGAATGGGCGAACAAGTGACCGCTGAAGAAAAATCCTCTGCCTTCGATGTGGTTACCCAGGTCGATAAAGACTGCGAACAACTCATTCGCGAAGGGATCTTATCACAACATCTGGATCACGAAATTCTGGGAGAAGAGGATACGTTTCTAGCCCAGAAATCTTTAGAAGAGGTGTTGTCGGCAGTCAAGAAAGATACTTATCTATGGATTGTCGATCCGATAGATGGAACAAGTAACTTCGTTCAGGGAATTGCCGGATTTACCGTGTCTATCGCGCTTGCCTACAATGGGGAGCTGCTGTTAGGTGTGGTCTATGATCCAAGCTGTGATGAAATGTTCTCAGCAGTTAAAGGTGAAGGTGCATTTCTCAATGGAAAGCCAATTCATGTATCCAATAAGACAGGACTCCATACGAGTGTGATTGCGACGGGATTCCCATCTCAAATGGATGCAAGATTAGCAGTTTATAACGGGCTGGGTAAGCTGATTCATGAATGCAGAACCATACGTTCACTCGGATCTGCAGCTCGCCACCTTGCTTATGTGGGGGCAGGGAGACTTGATGGATTTTGGGAAAATGGACTGAAAACATGGGATGTTGCGGCGGGTGTACTGATCGTGCAAGAGGCTGGAGGGCAGGTCAGCGATACAAATGGTAATTCCTACAGCTTGAACACGCTGCATATCGTATCCACCAATGGTCTTGTTCATGAGTCTTTACTAGATTGCTTGAAATAA
- the iolE gene encoding myo-inosose-2 dehydratase has protein sequence MKSLPFRLGIHPINWVGEDVKEFGDETTFEQIIDDIQALGLTGTEMGRKFPTDQVVLKRELNARGIQLVSQWKSVLLSDPSYRASELEQYRRHAEFLKEMGSEVISTCEVGGSLHFDPRRTPNEKEVIRLDAEGWAHLAEGLNQAGEIAKQIGLKLTYHHHGGTVVESPEEIDRLMEMTDPSLVHLLFDTGHSYYGGGDPLHLLRKHRERIAYIHLKDIRLEVLEKARSEQSDFVTCIRKGVFTVPGDGCIDFAPIFGELLGTSYTGWALLEGEQDPYQHPARLYAERSLQYISSLIHQQTHGASNLSLN, from the coding sequence ATGAAATCATTACCCTTTAGACTAGGGATTCATCCGATAAATTGGGTTGGCGAAGACGTTAAGGAATTTGGCGATGAGACGACTTTTGAGCAGATCATAGATGACATTCAGGCATTAGGACTAACGGGTACAGAAATGGGACGCAAGTTTCCGACTGATCAAGTTGTTCTTAAGCGCGAACTAAATGCCCGAGGCATTCAGCTTGTATCCCAGTGGAAATCGGTATTGTTATCGGATCCAAGCTATCGAGCATCAGAGCTAGAACAATATCGTAGACATGCTGAGTTTTTGAAAGAAATGGGAAGCGAAGTAATTAGTACTTGTGAAGTGGGAGGTTCGCTTCATTTTGATCCTCGTCGTACACCGAATGAAAAAGAAGTTATTCGTCTAGATGCAGAGGGTTGGGCCCACTTAGCGGAAGGATTGAACCAAGCAGGTGAGATCGCGAAACAAATAGGATTGAAGCTTACGTATCATCACCATGGCGGGACGGTTGTGGAGTCACCAGAAGAAATTGATCGATTGATGGAGATGACGGATCCTTCGCTTGTACATTTACTATTCGATACGGGACACTCCTACTATGGAGGAGGAGATCCCCTGCACCTTTTACGTAAACATCGGGAGCGAATTGCCTATATTCATCTCAAAGATATTCGGCTTGAAGTTTTGGAAAAAGCTCGCAGCGAACAATCAGACTTTGTAACTTGTATTCGTAAAGGCGTCTTTACAGTCCCGGGAGATGGATGCATCGATTTTGCTCCTATTTTCGGCGAGCTGCTCGGAACGAGCTATACCGGTTGGGCTTTACTAGAAGGTGAACAAGATCCTTATCAACATCCAGCTAGATTGTACGCCGAGCGGTCGCTTCAGTATATAAGTTCTTTAATACATCAACAAACTCATGGTGCATCAAACTTGAGTTTGAATTAA
- a CDS encoding MgtC/SapB family protein: MPTSSIWVITPWELILRMLLAAVLGGLIGFEREWSNHAAGFRTHIQVCLGSASIMLLSIYGFSQFVDEVNVRIDPARLAAQVISGIGFLGAGAILRNGNMIKGLTTAASIWVVAAIGLCVGAGFFLGAVMCTLIVLINLFVFNKWERIWVKKRRYHDIEMVIQDQPGVVSAILSKFQEYDIRITDIKMQHVDISESDETDLDRMNLKLNVLAPHVETCLRALEEIMVMSEVDSIETSLKREALSKVNHKGTNNQSVSM, from the coding sequence ATGCCAACGTCAAGTATTTGGGTGATCACACCCTGGGAACTAATTCTGCGCATGCTATTGGCGGCGGTCCTCGGTGGATTGATTGGTTTTGAAAGAGAATGGAGTAATCACGCAGCTGGATTTCGAACCCATATTCAAGTTTGTCTCGGTTCTGCAAGTATCATGCTGCTATCCATCTATGGTTTCTCTCAATTCGTCGATGAAGTGAATGTCAGAATTGACCCTGCTCGATTAGCTGCACAAGTAATTAGTGGCATTGGATTCCTCGGGGCAGGAGCAATACTGCGTAACGGAAATATGATTAAAGGTCTGACAACAGCTGCTAGTATATGGGTTGTCGCAGCCATCGGGTTATGTGTAGGCGCTGGATTTTTCTTAGGTGCGGTTATGTGTACACTGATCGTTCTCATTAATTTATTTGTTTTTAACAAGTGGGAACGGATATGGGTGAAGAAGCGCCGGTATCATGATATTGAAATGGTTATACAAGATCAGCCTGGTGTAGTGAGTGCAATTTTATCCAAATTTCAAGAGTACGACATCCGAATTACAGATATCAAAATGCAGCACGTGGATATCTCAGAATCAGATGAAACAGATCTAGACCGTATGAACCTCAAGTTAAATGTTCTTGCACCCCATGTAGAAACATGCCTGAGGGCATTAGAGGAAATTATGGTGATGAGCGAGGTTGACTCGATTGAAACCAGCCTGAAAAGAGAAGCGCTCAGCAAAGTGAACCATAAAGGTACGAACAATCAATCAGTATCAATGTAA
- a CDS encoding LacI family DNA-binding transcriptional regulator, translated as MKDVAKKLGVSVSTVSRAINNHPDIRPKTKQEVLEAMKELNYTPNAVARSLIQRKSFTIGLMLPDITDPFLSSMAQGIEEVISDSGYHLVYGNTSRIREKEESFLLSAAQRKLDGLIITSDYMDGEMMQVLRNLEIPIVFLRRRPPAELDMPFVDVDHYKGSCRAVEYLLSLHHRHIGFIGMPDFSYTGRERYRAFCDTMQKNNIPIAEGATIFGERSYQSGYESMRDLTASYPEMTAVFAANDILAIGALEWLAEQNISVPDQMSIVGFDNLEVSNLHWIKLTTVAQPRKEMGMKSAELLMTMIQEKDSKAASILFDTELIIRRTCAPINL; from the coding sequence ATCAAAGATGTCGCTAAAAAATTAGGTGTTTCTGTCTCAACTGTATCTAGAGCGATCAATAATCATCCCGATATTCGTCCAAAAACGAAACAAGAAGTTCTTGAGGCGATGAAGGAATTAAATTATACACCAAACGCAGTCGCAAGAAGCTTGATCCAACGAAAGTCTTTCACCATTGGATTAATGCTGCCAGATATTACAGATCCATTCCTTTCATCAATGGCTCAGGGAATTGAGGAGGTCATATCCGATAGTGGTTATCATCTGGTCTATGGGAACACATCGCGAATCCGTGAAAAAGAAGAAAGTTTCTTACTGAGTGCGGCGCAAAGGAAACTAGATGGCCTAATTATTACTTCGGATTATATGGACGGAGAAATGATGCAGGTACTTCGAAATTTAGAGATACCTATTGTATTCCTACGCAGGAGACCACCAGCAGAGCTCGATATGCCGTTCGTGGATGTAGATCACTACAAAGGTTCATGTAGAGCAGTGGAATATTTGCTATCCCTTCATCATCGTCATATAGGATTCATCGGGATGCCTGACTTCTCTTATACCGGTCGTGAACGCTATCGTGCTTTTTGCGACACCATGCAAAAAAATAACATTCCCATTGCTGAGGGCGCAACCATCTTTGGGGAAAGATCCTATCAAAGCGGATATGAATCTATGCGCGATCTTACAGCATCCTATCCAGAGATGACGGCCGTCTTTGCAGCAAACGATATTCTAGCTATTGGAGCGTTAGAATGGTTGGCGGAACAAAATATTTCTGTACCTGATCAAATGAGCATCGTCGGTTTCGATAATCTGGAAGTGAGTAACTTACACTGGATTAAATTAACGACGGTTGCCCAGCCCCGTAAAGAAATGGGGATGAAATCAGCCGAATTGCTGATGACAATGATTCAAGAAAAAGATTCCAAGGCAGCATCTATTCTTTTTGATACCGAACTGATTATTCGTCGAACCTGTGCACCGATCAACTTATAG
- the iolD gene encoding 3D-(3,5/4)-trihydroxycyclohexane-1,2-dione acylhydrolase (decyclizing): MMRATTIRLTMAQALLRYLDQQYIRIDGQETKFVRGVMGIFGHGNVTGIGEALERENTELMFIQGKNEQGMVHAATAFAKQRNRREIYACTTSIGPGALNMVTAAATATVNRIPVLLLPGDNFASRHPDPVLQQLEVVSDYNISATDAFKSVSKYWDRIVRPEQLMTALEQAMRILTDPAETGAVTLALPQDVQAEAYDYPKSFFERRVHVVDRRPPAKEALIRAVELIKGKQKPLIIAGGGVLYASAEKDLIGFAEAFGIPVAETQAGKSALPWNHPLYVGAIGVTGSLAANKLAKEADLIIGIGTRYSDFTTASKSAFANQDVQILNININGFDAVKLNGHNLVCDAKEGLQVLTSALKEAHYQATDQKARIQSLKEDWDREVDRLYAAEHSEGLAQTNALGVINAWIDPTSIIICAAGSLPGDLHRLWRAVHPKTYHMEYGFSCMGYEVSGAFGAALAEPDKEVYAFVGDGSYLLLHSELLTSLQEGQKITILLFNNHGYQCIHNLQREQGSDGFGNEFRYRNPIDGKLSGDFIALDFVKHAQSLGAAAYRATTAEELKSALELARKELISTLIEISVVPGTNTAGYESWWNVGVPEVSTSNKVVKAHERMKQTIDGLKSR, from the coding sequence ATGATGAGAGCGACCACGATTAGGTTAACAATGGCGCAGGCGCTCCTGCGCTACTTGGATCAGCAATATATTCGTATAGATGGTCAAGAAACGAAGTTTGTGCGTGGTGTGATGGGGATATTCGGCCATGGAAATGTTACAGGCATCGGTGAAGCGTTAGAGCGGGAGAACACGGAGCTCATGTTTATCCAAGGTAAAAATGAACAAGGCATGGTTCATGCTGCAACAGCTTTCGCAAAGCAAAGAAACCGTCGTGAAATCTATGCCTGCACCACATCAATTGGACCCGGAGCACTCAATATGGTCACAGCAGCAGCAACGGCAACCGTCAACCGAATTCCTGTTCTACTGTTACCAGGAGATAATTTTGCTTCAAGACACCCTGATCCAGTATTACAGCAGCTAGAGGTCGTGAGTGATTACAATATTTCCGCAACCGATGCCTTTAAGTCGGTAAGTAAGTATTGGGATCGGATTGTTAGACCAGAACAACTGATGACAGCTCTGGAGCAAGCGATGCGTATTCTAACAGATCCAGCGGAGACAGGGGCAGTCACGTTAGCTTTACCGCAAGATGTGCAAGCAGAGGCGTATGATTATCCAAAGTCTTTTTTTGAACGGAGAGTTCATGTGGTCGATCGGAGGCCACCGGCAAAGGAAGCCCTAATCCGAGCCGTGGAACTCATCAAAGGAAAGCAGAAACCGCTTATTATTGCTGGCGGCGGTGTGTTATATGCATCAGCTGAGAAGGATTTAATCGGATTTGCTGAAGCGTTCGGTATCCCTGTCGCTGAAACACAAGCAGGTAAAAGCGCTCTGCCCTGGAATCATCCGTTATATGTAGGTGCAATTGGGGTAACGGGTTCCCTTGCAGCTAATAAGCTTGCAAAGGAAGCGGATTTAATCATTGGTATCGGGACTCGCTATTCTGATTTTACGACAGCTTCGAAATCTGCCTTCGCAAATCAAGATGTCCAAATATTAAATATTAACATCAATGGGTTTGATGCCGTAAAGCTGAATGGACATAACCTTGTGTGTGATGCGAAAGAAGGATTACAAGTGCTAACTTCTGCATTGAAAGAAGCCCATTATCAAGCTACTGATCAAAAAGCACGGATACAATCACTCAAAGAGGATTGGGATCGTGAAGTAGACCGTCTATATGCAGCAGAACATTCAGAGGGGCTTGCTCAGACGAACGCACTCGGCGTGATCAATGCATGGATTGATCCTACGTCGATAATTATATGCGCTGCTGGCAGCTTGCCGGGTGATCTGCACCGTCTATGGAGAGCTGTTCATCCAAAAACGTACCATATGGAATATGGATTTTCCTGCATGGGATATGAAGTAAGCGGAGCATTTGGAGCAGCGCTTGCGGAACCAGACAAAGAAGTCTACGCCTTTGTAGGAGACGGCAGTTATCTTCTTCTGCATTCTGAGCTCCTAACAAGTCTTCAAGAGGGTCAAAAAATAACCATACTTTTATTTAACAATCATGGCTATCAGTGCATTCATAATCTGCAGCGTGAACAGGGTAGTGACGGTTTTGGAAACGAATTCAGATATCGGAATCCGATAGATGGTAAGTTAAGCGGTGACTTTATTGCACTTGATTTTGTGAAGCACGCACAAAGCTTAGGTGCTGCAGCCTATCGTGCGACGACAGCAGAAGAACTTAAGTCCGCTCTTGAGCTTGCACGCAAAGAATTAATCTCGACTTTAATCGAAATCTCAGTTGTACCAGGAACGAACACTGCTGGATACGAATCCTGGTGGAACGTAGGTGTACCTGAAGTATCCACAAGCAATAAAGTGGTCAAAGCACATGAGCGAATGAAACAAACCATAGATGGGCTTAAATCGCGATAA
- a CDS encoding HAD family hydrolase: MKNILFVSDLDGTLLTSSQTISPENVEAIRRFEEQGGLFTLATGRTEQAVAKFIEQLNITTPLILYNGAKIYCPVTKQVLYENKFDIPIAFWNYLISQLSENLALLVYRNSNVYSPHRSEILERHESKDGVVSLDLTEDMLHQPITKLLLIADHPEDLKMIEEQVLAIGLEAELVYSEHNYLEILPPHTSKGNTLRILLQLLPHKDLYTIAVGDQLNDLTIIQQADDGYAVENAHPTLKIHANKSTVHHEDHAIADIIEKLMKQEV, from the coding sequence TTGAAAAATATTTTATTTGTAAGTGATCTTGATGGGACCCTACTAACCTCTTCACAAACCATTAGCCCAGAGAATGTAGAAGCAATACGTCGTTTCGAGGAACAAGGCGGATTATTCACATTGGCAACGGGACGTACGGAGCAAGCTGTTGCCAAATTTATCGAGCAACTGAACATAACAACCCCCTTAATCCTTTATAATGGTGCAAAAATTTACTGCCCTGTTACTAAGCAGGTACTCTATGAAAACAAGTTTGACATTCCCATCGCATTCTGGAATTACCTTATATCGCAATTATCTGAGAATCTAGCATTACTCGTTTATCGTAACAGTAACGTATATTCACCGCATCGGAGTGAAATATTAGAGCGCCACGAGAGCAAAGATGGTGTTGTAAGTTTAGATTTAACAGAAGATATGCTACATCAACCAATAACCAAATTGCTCCTTATTGCGGATCATCCTGAAGATTTAAAAATGATTGAGGAACAGGTACTTGCTATAGGACTTGAAGCCGAGCTTGTATATTCCGAACATAATTATCTAGAAATTTTGCCGCCTCATACTTCCAAAGGAAATACACTTCGAATTTTACTTCAACTATTACCTCACAAAGACTTATATACAATTGCAGTTGGAGATCAATTAAATGACCTTACGATCATACAGCAAGCAGATGACGGATATGCCGTTGAAAATGCTCATCCGACCTTGAAAATCCACGCTAATAAGTCAACCGTTCATCATGAAGATCACGCCATTGCTGACATTATCGAGAAACTGATGAAGCAAGAAGTATGA
- a CDS encoding sugar phosphate isomerase/epimerase family protein has translation MIGFSIQSPVFLGNLSNQSNHDLIGNCENVDQFLAILKENGVRSIEIRILPRHADHEAYTNVIQKIWNAGLQITIHGHVEGEMEGSRFEDVYPSMRTILRHFDRYQPNLMMAIHAFDAKKGSEADLLRRTVHLFRQWTAMVESEKLPLHFALENNRQKSSKVDPGDTTSGVMKMVELIDSPHMGITWDMGHYYSDLIKPTHNNLLEQPSMALPTPFFLERVIHTHIHGIVNLGTHHPLTTMESLPLEFYVKTLQALNYQGVYNLELTLPKFESDRTIQEHVCASIQRLRSAVQPSRSHA, from the coding sequence ATGATCGGATTTTCAATTCAAAGTCCTGTATTTCTTGGTAATCTTAGCAACCAATCGAATCACGATTTGATAGGAAATTGTGAGAATGTTGATCAGTTCCTTGCCATTTTAAAAGAAAATGGTGTGAGATCGATTGAAATCAGAATCCTTCCTCGGCATGCGGATCATGAAGCTTACACGAATGTCATTCAGAAAATTTGGAATGCTGGACTTCAAATTACGATTCATGGACATGTAGAAGGGGAGATGGAGGGAAGCAGATTTGAAGATGTCTATCCTTCCATGCGTACCATTTTACGTCATTTTGATCGGTATCAACCTAATTTGATGATGGCGATTCATGCCTTTGATGCGAAGAAAGGATCTGAAGCCGATTTATTACGCCGTACCGTTCATTTGTTTAGGCAGTGGACGGCTATGGTAGAGTCAGAGAAACTTCCACTTCATTTTGCGCTGGAGAATAATCGCCAGAAATCATCCAAAGTAGACCCAGGTGATACAACAAGCGGAGTTATGAAAATGGTGGAGCTCATCGATAGTCCACATATGGGGATCACTTGGGATATGGGACATTATTATTCAGATTTAATTAAACCCACACACAATAACCTTCTAGAACAACCATCCATGGCACTGCCAACCCCCTTCTTCTTAGAACGAGTCATTCACACCCATATTCATGGCATTGTCAACCTTGGAACTCATCACCCGCTAACGACGATGGAAAGCCTTCCTTTAGAATTTTACGTCAAAACGTTACAAGCCTTGAACTATCAAGGTGTTTATAATTTAGAGCTTACGCTTCCTAAGTTTGAAAGCGATCGAACAATTCAGGAGCATGTTTGTGCATCGATTCAGCGTTTACGCTCCGCTGTCCAGCCATCTCGTTCTCATGCATAA
- a CDS encoding CoA-acylating methylmalonate-semialdehyde dehydrogenase — translation MQTLQNWINGKWIESKSTKTEPVYNPANNEVLAQVPISTREDLDQAVRIAKEAFKSWSKTPVPKRARILFKYQQLLVNNWEELAEIVTRENGKSLSEAYGEVQRGIECVEFAAGAPSLMMGKHLPDIASNLESGMYRYPIGVVGGITPFNFPMMVPCWMFPLAIACGNTFVLKPSERTPILAGRLAELFKEAGLPDGVFNIVHGAHDVVNGILEHKDIKAVSFVGSQPVAEYVYTKASAHGKRVQALAGAKNHSIVLPDAKLDVTVKEIINAAFGSAGERCMACSVVVAVGDIADVLVARLKEASDKIKIGNGINEGVFLGPVIRDPHKARTKSYIEISEQEGAEIVRDGRTDAAAEGEGFFIGPTIFDHVQVGMKIWQDEIFAPVLAVMRAETLDEAIAIANASEFANGACLFTQDGSNVRYFRENIDAGMLGINLGVPAPMAFFPFSGWKKSFYGDLHANGNDGVEFYTRKKMVTARW, via the coding sequence ATGCAAACCTTACAAAATTGGATCAATGGGAAATGGATTGAGTCAAAATCTACAAAGACCGAGCCTGTATATAATCCAGCGAATAACGAAGTGCTGGCACAAGTTCCGATTTCTACTCGGGAAGATTTAGATCAGGCTGTTAGAATAGCAAAAGAAGCGTTCAAGTCTTGGAGTAAGACCCCTGTGCCGAAGAGAGCACGAATTCTATTTAAATATCAGCAACTACTTGTGAACAACTGGGAAGAGCTTGCTGAAATTGTAACTCGTGAGAACGGAAAAAGCCTGAGCGAAGCATACGGAGAAGTGCAGCGCGGTATTGAATGTGTGGAGTTCGCAGCAGGCGCACCATCGCTCATGATGGGCAAACATTTGCCAGATATCGCTTCGAATCTAGAATCGGGCATGTATCGGTATCCGATCGGCGTTGTTGGGGGGATCACTCCGTTCAACTTTCCGATGATGGTGCCTTGTTGGATGTTCCCGCTTGCTATTGCCTGCGGTAATACCTTTGTTCTGAAACCTTCTGAACGCACGCCGATCCTGGCAGGACGTCTTGCTGAATTATTTAAGGAAGCGGGGCTCCCAGATGGCGTATTCAATATCGTTCATGGTGCCCACGATGTCGTGAATGGGATTCTCGAACACAAAGATATTAAAGCGGTTTCTTTCGTCGGATCGCAGCCTGTTGCCGAATATGTATACACAAAGGCATCTGCTCATGGTAAAAGAGTGCAGGCACTAGCTGGCGCTAAGAATCACTCAATCGTATTGCCAGATGCGAAACTTGATGTAACCGTAAAGGAAATTATCAATGCTGCATTTGGTTCAGCCGGGGAACGCTGTATGGCATGTTCAGTTGTTGTGGCTGTTGGTGATATAGCTGACGTACTCGTTGCTCGTCTTAAAGAAGCGTCCGATAAAATCAAAATCGGAAACGGTATAAATGAGGGGGTCTTCTTGGGCCCTGTTATACGAGATCCGCATAAAGCACGTACGAAATCTTATATTGAAATTAGTGAGCAAGAAGGGGCGGAAATCGTCCGCGACGGGCGCACTGATGCAGCTGCTGAGGGTGAAGGATTCTTCATCGGACCGACGATATTTGATCACGTACAAGTTGGGATGAAAATATGGCAGGATGAAATCTTTGCACCTGTACTTGCAGTCATGCGTGCGGAGACACTCGATGAAGCAATCGCTATTGCAAATGCTTCTGAATTTGCAAATGGAGCTTGCTTATTCACGCAAGATGGCAGCAACGTCCGTTACTTCCGTGAAAATATAGATGCTGGGATGCTTGGGATTAACTTAGGTGTTCCTGCTCCTATGGCGTTCTTCCCATTCTCAGGATGGAAAAAATCATTTTATGGCGATCTACATGCCAACGGAAATGATGGCGTTGAGTTCTATACACGTAAAAAGATGGTTACAGCCCGCTGGTAA
- the iolC gene encoding 5-dehydro-2-deoxygluconokinase, with protein MSYVSFHTDRPTDFVAIGRLCIDLNANEINRPMEETMTFTKYVGGSPANISIGMSRLGQKTAFIGKVANDQMGRFIVDYLKRNNIETSNVVTDQTGAVTGLAFTEIKSPADCSILMYRDQVADLLLEPSEVQEELIARSKMLLISGTALAKSPSREAVFLALQYAKKHGTVVAFDIDYRPYTWTSESETAVYYNLAAEKCDIIIGTREEFDTMERFESNAEHADQVTAKKWFDYSAKIVVIKHGKEGSIAYTQDGLSHQAQSFPAKVIKTFGAGDSYAAGFLYGVMQGWTLEKSMEYGSAAASIVISSHSCSDAMPTNPQIQKYMEQCRQGEIATS; from the coding sequence ATGTCTTATGTATCCTTTCATACTGATCGACCGACTGATTTCGTTGCCATTGGGCGGCTTTGCATCGATTTGAATGCCAATGAAATTAATCGTCCCATGGAAGAGACCATGACATTCACGAAGTATGTTGGAGGCTCACCGGCTAATATTTCGATTGGGATGTCTCGGCTGGGTCAGAAAACTGCATTTATCGGAAAAGTAGCCAATGACCAGATGGGTCGATTCATTGTTGACTACCTGAAGCGTAACAACATCGAGACTTCTAATGTGGTAACTGATCAGACAGGGGCTGTGACAGGACTTGCTTTTACAGAGATCAAGAGCCCTGCGGACTGCAGCATATTAATGTACCGGGATCAAGTTGCAGACTTGCTGCTGGAGCCTAGTGAAGTACAGGAAGAACTTATTGCACGTTCGAAAATGTTATTGATTTCCGGTACAGCACTAGCCAAAAGTCCTTCTCGAGAAGCCGTATTTCTAGCACTGCAGTATGCCAAAAAGCATGGTACAGTAGTTGCTTTTGATATTGATTATCGTCCATATACTTGGACTTCCGAATCAGAGACGGCAGTGTATTACAATCTAGCTGCGGAGAAATGCGATATTATCATCGGCACTCGAGAAGAGTTCGATACTATGGAACGCTTTGAATCAAATGCAGAACATGCTGATCAAGTGACTGCAAAGAAGTGGTTTGATTACTCAGCAAAAATAGTCGTTATTAAGCATGGAAAAGAGGGCTCAATTGCGTACACACAAGATGGGCTAAGTCATCAAGCGCAGAGCTTTCCTGCGAAAGTGATCAAAACATTCGGTGCGGGAGATTCCTATGCAGCAGGATTCCTATACGGAGTCATGCAAGGATGGACATTGGAGAAAAGCATGGAATACGGCAGCGCAGCTGCAAGTATTGTCATATCCAGTCATAGCTGCTCTGATGCAATGCCAACGAACCCACAAATTCAAAAGTATATGGAGCAGTGCCGTCAAGGTGAGATTGCCACTTCCTAA